AATGTTGACGTATGGAAGATGTCCTGATTGAGCCACACGTTTCGTCAGATACTTGGTCACTATACTTGCGTATCCTTTTCTCCGATATTGCTCCAACGTCATGAGGCGGCTCATTCCGTTCGGTGGATGGCACATTATCCAGGCCACAAGTTTATCATTGGATTTGAGAAAAATTCCCGCGGAGGGTAAGTGAACGATCTCTTCAGACACGTCTTGCAATGTGGTAAGATGTTTATACGGCCAGGTTTCAAAGACGAGCGGGGCGTGGCATTGTTCCAGACTTTTGACATAGACGTCATCAGGTAAACTGACACCGTTCAAACAGAAATTCTGTTACCGTCTTTGTGTTCCTCATGTATGGAAGTAATATGCATACATACTTGATTTCCATATCGAGGGCCAAAGATATGTCTATTGCGTAGCGATCCAATAACGGGAATGGCACTTTTATTCGTTGGCGTTCGCTGAAGAACCTGAGAAAGTCCGGATGAGGATGGTGGGCTCGGTTGTAAGCTAAAACGATATCAGATTTCCAATCGATCCTATCGATAGTCTGATAAACTCTAAGCAAAGCAGTTTCGCTTATGCTCCAACCTCCTAAAATCCATACTTTCTTGTATATGAAATAAAGATTCAAAGTTAGCCATTTACGTTCAACATTTTGATTGCGTTTGCATTATTCAATTCTACGTAGGGACAAAATAGGGAATGAAGTGTTTAAACTACCTGAGTTTGATTATAAGAATCAAGTCTGTGCTCGCCCTTGACTCCAACAATGGCTGCATAATCATCTTTCTTCAGTCGGCTCGGATTCCGCAGGAAGTAAATCCCGTATGACGCTTTCGATTTTAATAATGCCGAAAGTACAAGCGAATGCGTCTGAAACAATGGAATGTTTAaactttttagttttaaacACGCAATTTGAAATATGATACCTCACAAGAAGATGGCAAATGCCTTTCGA
The nucleotide sequence above comes from Daphnia carinata strain CSIRO-1 chromosome 3, CSIRO_AGI_Dcar_HiC_V3, whole genome shotgun sequence. Encoded proteins:
- the LOC130693730 gene encoding uncharacterized protein LOC130693730 encodes the protein MEKFCDLTVKVSSLDVRLADRSQLFQILSFLERHLPSSCETHSLVLSALLKSKASYGIYFLRNPSRLKKDDYAAIVGVKGEHRLDSYNQTQKVWILGGWSISETALLRVYQTIDRIDWKSDIVLAYNRAHHPHPDFLRFFSERQRIKVPFPLLDRYAIDISLALDMEINLPDDVYVKSLEQCHAPLVFETWPYKHLTTLQDVSEEIVHLPSAGIFLKSNDKLVAWIMCHPPNGMSRLMTLEQYRRKGYASIVTKYLTKRVAQSGHLPYVNIAIDNSVSSKFFESLGFRYLDAGHVWITSPHDPLRDNEIAVYNNSGLL